Proteins from a genomic interval of Alosa alosa isolate M-15738 ecotype Scorff River chromosome 8, AALO_Geno_1.1, whole genome shotgun sequence:
- the LOC125299273 gene encoding cytochrome c oxidase subunit 7A2, mitochondrial-like, translating into MYKQVMTLQQVSRRMLSTTANKQVINRVPQKQKLFQEDNGIPIHLKGGVTDAILYRATMGLTILGTGYVIYELVNAALPKKKD; encoded by the exons ATGTATAAGCAGGTCATG ACATTGCAGCAGGTGTCTCGGCGGATGCTGAGCACCACTGCTAACAAGCAGGTGATTAATCGGGTGCCCCAGAAGCAGAAGTTGTTTCag GAGGACAATGGTATTCCAATTCACCTGAAGGGTGGTGTGACAGATGCAATCCTCTACAGGGCCACGATGGGATTGACTATCTTGG GAACAGGATATGTCATCTATGAACTGGTAAATGCAGCCCTTCCCAAGAAGAAGGACTAA
- the LOC125298919 gene encoding cell cycle control protein 50A-like: MMASSYNAKEDDGHHPGASGPGGAAANSKKPDNTAFKQQRLPAWQPILTAGTVLPAFFVIGLIFIPIGIGLYVTSNNIKEFEIDYTGIDMSSPCFNCSQNFSWNSTTPCKCYLPFSLDQPFESNVFMYYGLSNFYQNHRRYVKSRDDSQLNGDSSSLKSPSKECEPYRESSDKKPIAPCGAIANSMFNDTLVLYYIDPNGTRTEIPLVDKGIAWWTDKHVKFRNPGGSNANLTASFQGTSKPVNWNKPVYELSTDPENNGFINEDFIVWMRTAALPTFRKLYRIIQRKNSMTPTLPQGDYTLEVTYNYPVRSFEGRKRMILSTISWMGGKNPFLGIAYITVGSVCFFLGVVLLIIHHKHGNRSSADIPN; this comes from the exons ATGATGGCGTCCAGCTACAACGCAAAGGAGGACGACGGGCATCACCCTGGGGCCTCTGGGCCAGGTGGAGCGGCAGCGAACAGTAAAAAGCCTGATAATACAGCTTTCAAACAGCAACGTTTGCCAGCTTGGCAACCAATTCTTACAGCAGGCACCGTTCTTCCTGCATTTTTCGTAATCGGTCTTATATTCATTCCTATCGGAATCGGTCTCTATGTCACGTCAAATAACATCAAGGAATTCGAG ATTGATTATACGGGGATAGACATGTCCAGTCCCTGTTTCAACTGTTCTCAGAACTTCAGCTGGAATAGCACTACACCATGTAAATGTTATCTTCCATTTTCTTTGGACCAACCGTTCGAG AGTAATGTCTTCATGTACTATGGCCTTTCAAACTTCTACCAAAACCATCGCCGCTATGTGAAGTCCAGAGATGATAGCCAGCTCAATGGagactcttcctctctcaag AGTCCTAGCAAGGAATGCGAGCCATACCGTGAATCCAGTGACAAAAAGCCAATTGCCCCATGTGGTGCGATTGCAAACAGCATGTTCAATG ACACTCTGGTGTTGTACTACATCGACCCGAATGGCACTAGAACAGAAATCCCCCTTGTTGACAAAGGTATTGCGTGGTGGACAGACAAACACGTGAAGTTCAGGAATCCTGGAGGCAGTAACGCCAACCTCACTGCCAGTTTCCAAG GTACTTCTAAGCCTGTGAACTGGAATAAACCAGTTTATGAGTTGAGTACTGATCCAGAGAACAATGGCTTCATCAACGAGGACTTCATCGTTTGGATGCGTACCGCTGCGCTTCCCACCTTTCGCAAGCTGTATCGCATCATCCAGAGGAAAAACAGCATGACTCCAACACTGCCCCAGGGTGACTACACCTTGGAGGTCACCTACA ATTACCCTGTGCGTAGCTTTGAGGGCCGCAAGCGCATGATCCTCAGCACCATCTCCTGGATGGGGGGAAAGAACCCCTTCCTGGGCATCGCATACATCACTGTGGGCTCTGTTTGCTTCTTCCTGGGTGTGGTGTTGCTCATCATCCACCATAAACACGGCAACCGCAGCAGCGCTGACATCCCCAACTAG